One Nocardioides oleivorans DNA segment encodes these proteins:
- a CDS encoding FHA domain-containing protein — MDARYASGSGVLLGSGAHWVLLTDPADEQVVQEIWDALSLTAPSGSSVVERVMAIVEKAFDGDPPGLALVDFTAGASTTLSRGNGHVRLAGASRVLSLDGGTDPDHLAPARRLVGGVVAADRVEIQPLTVRTAPAHRAQEVAAPEPAAAMIDGIPDSILAARGPDGPPPRTRVRRRVEDTGSLTDTSEPDPLVVARIEEGTRTTIRSDSDPLTAPVADVDDHDGSTSARSAHLSHSTIPTVLAVSCPLGHLTPPISPQCRVCHQRVAPQEPRQVDRPSLGGLRLPTGEVVPLDRGVIIGRKPAPDVGSTDWPHLVHLPSDHSFVSRRHLQVELDGWDVIARDLDSRGGSTIAPPGRDAERMRPGEAYVLEPGTVIDLAHVYAVRFETGGLGR; from the coding sequence GTGGATGCGAGGTACGCCAGCGGGTCCGGCGTGCTGCTCGGCAGCGGCGCGCACTGGGTGCTGCTGACCGACCCCGCTGACGAGCAGGTCGTCCAGGAGATCTGGGACGCCCTGTCCCTCACCGCGCCCAGCGGGTCCTCCGTCGTCGAGCGCGTGATGGCGATCGTGGAGAAGGCCTTCGACGGCGACCCGCCCGGCCTCGCCCTGGTCGACTTCACCGCCGGCGCCTCCACCACGCTGTCGCGCGGCAACGGGCACGTGCGCCTGGCCGGCGCGTCCCGGGTGCTCAGCCTCGACGGCGGCACCGACCCCGACCACCTCGCCCCCGCGCGCCGCCTCGTGGGCGGCGTGGTCGCCGCCGACCGGGTCGAGATCCAGCCGCTGACGGTGCGCACGGCGCCGGCCCACCGCGCCCAGGAGGTGGCGGCGCCCGAGCCGGCCGCCGCGATGATCGACGGCATCCCCGACTCCATCCTCGCCGCCAGGGGCCCGGACGGCCCTCCCCCGCGGACCCGGGTCCGCCGCCGCGTCGAGGACACCGGCTCCCTGACCGACACCTCCGAGCCCGACCCGCTGGTGGTCGCGCGCATCGAGGAGGGCACCCGCACCACCATCCGCTCCGACAGCGACCCGCTCACGGCACCGGTCGCGGACGTCGACGACCACGACGGCTCCACCTCGGCGCGCTCCGCCCACCTGTCCCACAGCACCATCCCGACGGTGCTCGCGGTGAGCTGCCCGCTGGGCCACCTGACGCCGCCGATCTCACCCCAGTGCCGGGTGTGCCACCAGCGCGTCGCACCGCAGGAGCCCCGCCAGGTCGACCGTCCCTCCCTCGGCGGGCTCCGGCTGCCGACGGGCGAGGTCGTCCCGCTCGACCGCGGAGTGATCATCGGGCGCAAGCCCGCCCCGGACGTGGGCAGCACGGACTGGCCGCACCTGGTCCACCTGCCGTCCGACCACTCCTTCGTCTCCCGCCGCCACCTCCAGGTCGAGCTCGACGGCTGGGACGTCATCGCCCGCGACCTCGACAGCCGGGGCGGGTCGACCATCGCCCCGCCGGGACGCGACGCCGAGCGGATGCGGCCCGGTGAGGCCTACGTCCTCGAGCCCGGCACGGTCATCGACCTGGCGCACGTCTACGCCGTGCGCTTCGAGACGGGGGGACTCGGCCGGTGA
- a CDS encoding fibronectin type III domain-containing protein, producing MARATALRRHRAGIASGVALTLAAAAVLAYAVTASGYKKHEAELNDGGVWVVNGEKGWAGRLNKPINQLDGVVPSQDGKTRLDVVQDGAAVVSLDLNGSRGQSIDASRLVSQDGGAAAVPAGGEIRMAGGTLASADVETGDVWAVRFDDQLGKPVMSALDRQAEPLLETGEGAALAVSQSGTVVVTSSVDGTVTTLGAGTTSFAGEKTRDLPGDAGQVAAVTTVGERIVTLDPDSGVLSVVGGATASVPAGSVLQQSGPAADSVLVAGPEGLYSVDLDSGDVTTVAATDGRPVEPVRLGACTFGAWSGGTGHLATQCGSQPATTSDLGGNATNLAFRVNRGEIVLNDANSGAVWDVQQDTPIRIDNWESFTSKKKKDDDEEDNENQNDTDRRPPQAKPDSYGVRAGRTTVLHPLDNDSAPQGRILSIVDVEQPSGGARVEISPDGQTLVLQMPEDARPATFDYFVDDGRDGLSAHAAVSVDVRADRDNEAPTVREGYEKPTFKVPSGGSLSVPVLADWRDDRDGDTLMLESARAVDGEQNGAVARTTADGRIRFSAPTAAVDGQQTVRVDYAVTDGRSAAVRKSVSFQVQAPRDQKAFAPTAEPDVVRGEVGKPIKIRPLLNDLPGSDPSTPDADLGLAGKVPQQPGARIVTDLDAGQLSFTADQVGTYFLDYDAGYGNAPPDQGTIRVDVKPRPKGEAEPIAMPDTLTVYGQAPGIVDVLANDLDPAGGLLVVQRAEADLGDQLDVAIIEGRWLRISAVQPILAPTTQTVSYTISNGTSSGVRGEVVVTQRPAPEDNTPITVADKVVVRAGASVTAPVLDNDLSPSGDRLTLLGDLGEDGTPGSLDVVAPVDVTGDVGRAYVSGRVVRYVAPAAIDERDTYTVTYVAQNLDGQRANGTLRVTVVPADDPNDPPEPPTLEGRVVSGDNVKVRVPGVGVDRNGDPVTVTGITSAPRLGRIVSYGGNFLEYQAYPRTVGTDEFTYSVADSQGAFATGTVRIVIVTPTEPQPPLAVADRLTVEPGRTATFDPLANDFIAPGDSVELKLLDAPSGARLDPKTNLVTVPAPATTDEPPVVIVYSVTNGLAESRATMTLETAEDFNNPPIIYDAFGSARDSGAVVVDVLDGAYDPDGDAGDLEVTSVAGEAEVVGGTQVRAQRGPSPQVLPFEVSDADGAVATASVYIPPTGNGLPYVLDDALIELDSGESFTGKLADYVAAPDGGDVRLASGRRSWSASPSQLTVGADSDTRFTVSAAPGLRGPGAVLVEVTSATDDAGNEDTSTTDDGATVLLSIPVQVGDDTPSLECPSTVLPISAGQAFDLDIATFCKVFTLDPRDVAELDYTAEWTTRIDGVDVDSPRGSIARVTAAESATEGGEGVLVVRAGTSNTQEIRFRLSQSPPPTLLPIRVDTLEAGQSRSFDIGAYLRAGVAEPSPQVVTVENTGNPEVTAKVDGSRLTFTASKDARGADAGFRLVVSDVGTSDPPASRRAEGRVQFKVVGVPDAPGEPRPFRLSDEIGTVKMSWAPPRDDGGAPIQHYVVKEQKTGAEQRCATNICVFRDLQGGRDYTFRVKAVNRVGESEWSDLSRTAQADTAPGRVRNIRMKDRGNGTITLAWDKPADSSKILRYYVLWSGVQQAVEVPGNVTQYTATGLDNNARYIFEVRAENKVDLSLPRQSGELQSLGTPLPPPLPTVADLESGLNQTSIRIGWQGVLPEGPGPTAYTVSYSNGVTSGAVPGCQKLIALTCTHTNVPYDGLTYTYRVVASNAPGNRSQPSEGAAIQAVGRPAQWGAFQLIATGANQEAQVSYTVPDSRGSDSRVDVLVNGVSARSFSSQTGANTTRFPVPSNDTAFSVQLRVCNEDAPAGCTLSGAQSVQTFGPLQTSHITGITPVVDNQNISWVITGTSNGRPATLTVASNDRNQSFQVPAGTWSVQTQNVNLGWRENERVTVTLADPGNGRGPVNRTVDASTGSPPDPELVIFRSGDRCSTDPDRPSDLPDCRGRGWNGEDCTDNNCSFIQFSVRGFLERYTCTIQRRGRPDIGFSVDPVDSRGGNSYYYGGGSIIGGSQVALNCGTSDYNPGQGNYQGGGTGWVNW from the coding sequence GTGGCACGTGCGACCGCTCTGCGCCGGCACCGGGCAGGCATCGCCTCCGGCGTCGCGCTCACGCTCGCTGCGGCGGCCGTCCTCGCGTACGCCGTGACGGCGAGCGGCTACAAGAAGCACGAGGCCGAGCTCAACGACGGCGGCGTGTGGGTCGTCAACGGCGAGAAGGGCTGGGCGGGCCGGCTCAACAAGCCGATCAACCAGCTCGACGGCGTCGTCCCGAGCCAGGACGGCAAGACGCGCCTCGACGTCGTGCAGGACGGGGCGGCCGTCGTCAGCCTCGACCTCAACGGCAGTCGGGGGCAGTCGATCGACGCCAGCAGGCTGGTCTCGCAGGACGGCGGCGCGGCCGCGGTGCCCGCCGGCGGCGAGATCCGCATGGCAGGAGGCACCCTGGCGAGCGCGGACGTCGAGACCGGTGACGTCTGGGCCGTGCGCTTCGACGACCAGCTCGGCAAGCCGGTGATGAGCGCCCTCGACCGGCAGGCGGAGCCGCTCCTCGAGACCGGTGAGGGCGCGGCGCTCGCCGTCAGCCAGTCGGGCACCGTCGTCGTCACCTCCAGCGTCGACGGCACGGTCACCACGCTCGGCGCGGGCACGACCTCCTTCGCGGGCGAGAAGACCCGCGACCTCCCGGGCGACGCCGGCCAGGTCGCCGCCGTGACCACGGTCGGCGAGCGCATCGTCACCCTCGACCCGGACTCCGGCGTCCTCAGCGTCGTCGGCGGCGCCACGGCCTCGGTGCCGGCGGGCTCCGTCCTGCAGCAGTCGGGGCCGGCGGCCGACTCCGTGCTCGTGGCCGGTCCCGAGGGCCTCTACAGCGTCGACCTCGACTCCGGCGACGTCACGACCGTGGCCGCCACCGACGGCAGGCCGGTCGAGCCGGTCCGCCTCGGCGCCTGCACCTTCGGAGCCTGGTCGGGCGGCACCGGTCACCTCGCCACCCAGTGCGGGTCACAGCCGGCCACCACCTCCGACCTCGGTGGCAACGCGACCAACCTCGCCTTCCGCGTCAACCGCGGCGAGATCGTCCTCAACGACGCGAACAGCGGTGCGGTCTGGGACGTCCAGCAGGACACGCCGATCCGGATCGACAACTGGGAGTCGTTCACCTCGAAGAAGAAGAAGGACGACGACGAGGAGGACAACGAGAACCAGAACGACACCGATCGCCGTCCGCCGCAGGCCAAGCCCGACTCCTACGGCGTGCGCGCGGGTCGCACCACGGTGCTGCACCCGCTCGACAACGACTCCGCGCCCCAGGGACGCATCCTCAGCATCGTCGACGTCGAGCAGCCCTCCGGCGGAGCGCGGGTGGAGATCAGCCCCGACGGGCAGACCCTGGTCCTCCAGATGCCCGAGGACGCGCGCCCGGCCACCTTCGACTACTTCGTCGACGACGGTCGCGACGGACTCTCCGCGCACGCCGCGGTCAGCGTCGACGTCCGCGCCGACCGCGACAACGAGGCGCCGACGGTGCGCGAGGGCTACGAGAAGCCCACCTTCAAGGTGCCGAGCGGCGGCTCGCTCTCGGTGCCGGTCCTGGCCGACTGGCGTGACGACCGTGACGGCGACACGCTCATGCTCGAGTCCGCACGCGCCGTCGACGGCGAGCAGAACGGCGCCGTCGCGCGGACCACGGCGGACGGCCGGATCCGGTTCTCCGCACCCACGGCCGCGGTGGACGGGCAGCAGACCGTCCGCGTCGACTACGCCGTCACCGACGGCAGGTCGGCGGCAGTGCGGAAGTCGGTCAGCTTCCAGGTGCAGGCACCCCGGGACCAGAAGGCCTTCGCGCCCACCGCCGAGCCCGACGTGGTCCGCGGCGAGGTCGGCAAGCCGATCAAGATCCGGCCGCTCCTCAACGACCTCCCCGGCTCCGACCCCAGCACGCCGGACGCGGACCTCGGACTGGCCGGCAAGGTGCCGCAGCAGCCCGGGGCCCGGATCGTCACCGACCTCGACGCCGGCCAGCTGTCCTTCACGGCCGACCAGGTCGGCACGTACTTCCTCGACTACGACGCCGGCTACGGCAACGCCCCGCCGGACCAGGGCACCATCCGGGTCGACGTCAAGCCGCGTCCCAAGGGTGAGGCCGAGCCGATCGCGATGCCCGACACGCTCACGGTCTACGGCCAGGCGCCGGGGATCGTCGACGTGCTGGCCAACGACCTGGACCCGGCCGGCGGCCTCCTGGTCGTCCAGCGCGCCGAGGCCGACCTCGGCGACCAGCTCGACGTGGCCATCATCGAGGGCCGCTGGCTCCGGATCTCGGCCGTGCAGCCGATCCTCGCGCCGACCACCCAGACGGTCTCCTACACGATCAGCAACGGCACCAGCTCGGGCGTGCGCGGCGAGGTCGTCGTCACCCAGCGCCCCGCGCCGGAGGACAACACGCCGATCACGGTCGCGGACAAGGTGGTCGTCCGTGCGGGCGCGTCGGTGACCGCACCCGTGCTCGACAACGACCTCTCGCCCTCGGGCGACCGGCTGACCCTGCTCGGCGACCTGGGCGAGGACGGCACGCCCGGCAGCCTCGACGTGGTGGCCCCGGTCGACGTCACGGGCGACGTGGGCAGGGCCTACGTCTCGGGCCGCGTGGTGCGCTACGTCGCTCCCGCCGCCATCGACGAGCGCGACACCTACACGGTCACCTACGTCGCGCAGAACCTCGACGGCCAGCGCGCCAACGGCACCCTGCGGGTCACGGTCGTCCCGGCCGACGACCCCAACGACCCGCCGGAGCCGCCGACCCTCGAGGGTCGGGTCGTGTCGGGCGACAACGTCAAGGTCCGGGTGCCGGGCGTCGGGGTCGACCGCAACGGCGACCCGGTGACCGTCACCGGCATCACCTCGGCGCCCCGGCTGGGCCGGATCGTGTCCTACGGCGGCAACTTCCTCGAGTACCAGGCCTATCCGCGCACGGTCGGCACCGACGAGTTCACCTACTCCGTCGCCGACTCCCAGGGCGCCTTCGCGACCGGCACCGTGCGGATCGTGATCGTGACGCCCACCGAGCCGCAGCCGCCGCTCGCCGTCGCGGACCGACTGACCGTCGAGCCGGGTCGCACGGCGACCTTCGACCCGCTCGCCAACGACTTCATCGCCCCCGGTGACTCCGTCGAGCTGAAGCTCCTCGACGCGCCGTCGGGAGCCAGGCTCGACCCGAAGACGAACCTCGTCACCGTGCCCGCTCCGGCGACGACCGACGAGCCGCCCGTGGTGATCGTCTACAGCGTCACCAACGGTCTCGCCGAGTCGCGCGCGACGATGACCCTCGAGACCGCCGAGGACTTCAACAACCCGCCGATCATCTACGACGCCTTCGGCAGCGCCCGGGACAGCGGTGCCGTGGTCGTCGACGTGCTCGACGGTGCCTACGACCCCGACGGCGACGCCGGGGACCTCGAGGTCACCTCCGTCGCGGGTGAGGCCGAGGTGGTCGGCGGCACGCAGGTGCGCGCCCAGCGCGGCCCGTCGCCGCAGGTGCTGCCGTTCGAGGTCAGCGACGCCGACGGCGCCGTCGCGACGGCTTCGGTCTACATCCCGCCGACGGGCAACGGCCTCCCGTACGTCCTCGACGACGCCCTGATCGAGCTCGACTCGGGGGAGAGCTTCACCGGCAAGCTCGCCGACTACGTCGCGGCCCCCGACGGTGGCGACGTACGACTCGCGTCCGGCCGGCGCTCGTGGTCGGCCTCCCCGTCCCAGCTGACGGTCGGCGCCGACAGCGACACCCGGTTCACGGTGTCCGCGGCGCCCGGTCTCCGCGGTCCCGGGGCCGTGCTGGTGGAGGTCACCTCCGCGACCGACGACGCCGGCAACGAGGACACCTCGACGACCGACGACGGCGCCACGGTGCTGCTGTCCATCCCCGTCCAGGTCGGCGACGACACCCCGAGCCTGGAGTGCCCCTCCACGGTGCTGCCGATCTCGGCCGGCCAGGCCTTCGACCTCGACATCGCCACCTTCTGCAAGGTGTTCACCCTCGACCCGCGCGACGTGGCCGAGCTCGACTACACCGCCGAGTGGACCACGAGGATCGACGGCGTCGACGTCGACAGCCCGCGCGGCTCGATCGCCCGCGTGACCGCTGCCGAGTCGGCCACCGAGGGCGGCGAGGGCGTGCTGGTCGTCCGGGCCGGGACGAGCAACACCCAGGAGATCAGGTTCCGGCTGTCGCAGTCGCCGCCGCCCACCCTGCTGCCGATCCGCGTGGACACCCTCGAGGCCGGTCAGAGCCGCAGCTTCGACATCGGCGCCTACCTCCGGGCCGGCGTCGCGGAGCCGAGCCCGCAGGTCGTCACCGTGGAGAACACCGGCAACCCCGAGGTGACGGCCAAGGTCGACGGCAGCCGGCTGACCTTCACCGCGTCGAAGGACGCGCGCGGCGCGGACGCCGGCTTCCGCCTCGTCGTGAGCGACGTCGGCACGTCGGACCCGCCGGCGTCGCGCCGGGCCGAGGGCCGCGTCCAGTTCAAGGTCGTCGGCGTGCCGGACGCGCCGGGCGAGCCGCGACCGTTCCGGCTCTCCGACGAGATCGGCACCGTGAAGATGTCGTGGGCGCCGCCCCGCGACGACGGTGGTGCACCCATCCAGCACTACGTGGTCAAGGAGCAGAAGACCGGCGCCGAGCAGCGCTGCGCCACGAACATCTGCGTCTTCCGCGACCTCCAGGGTGGTCGCGACTACACCTTCCGCGTCAAGGCCGTGAACCGTGTCGGCGAGAGCGAGTGGAGCGACCTGTCGCGCACCGCCCAGGCAGACACGGCGCCCGGTCGTGTCCGGAACATCCGGATGAAGGACCGCGGCAACGGCACCATCACCCTCGCGTGGGACAAGCCGGCCGACTCGTCGAAGATCCTGAGGTACTACGTCCTGTGGTCGGGCGTGCAGCAGGCCGTGGAGGTTCCCGGCAACGTCACGCAGTACACCGCGACCGGCCTCGACAACAACGCGCGCTACATCTTCGAGGTGAGGGCCGAGAACAAGGTCGACCTCTCCCTGCCCCGGCAGTCGGGCGAGCTGCAGTCCCTCGGAACCCCGCTGCCGCCGCCGCTGCCGACCGTGGCCGACCTCGAGTCCGGCCTCAACCAGACCAGCATCCGCATCGGCTGGCAGGGCGTCCTGCCGGAGGGCCCCGGCCCGACGGCGTACACCGTGTCCTACAGCAACGGCGTCACGAGCGGTGCCGTCCCGGGGTGCCAGAAGCTGATCGCCCTCACCTGCACGCACACCAACGTGCCCTACGACGGCCTGACCTACACCTACCGCGTCGTCGCCTCCAACGCACCGGGGAACCGCTCGCAGCCCAGCGAGGGTGCCGCGATCCAGGCGGTGGGTCGACCGGCCCAGTGGGGCGCGTTCCAGCTGATCGCCACCGGGGCCAACCAGGAGGCCCAGGTCTCCTACACCGTGCCCGACTCGCGAGGCTCCGACAGCCGCGTCGACGTGCTGGTCAACGGCGTCTCGGCCAGGTCGTTCAGCAGCCAGACCGGTGCCAACACGACGCGGTTCCCGGTGCCCAGCAACGACACGGCGTTCTCCGTGCAGCTGCGCGTGTGCAACGAGGACGCCCCCGCCGGGTGCACGCTGAGCGGCGCGCAGTCGGTGCAGACGTTCGGGCCGCTGCAGACAAGCCACATCACCGGCATCACGCCGGTGGTCGACAACCAGAACATCTCGTGGGTCATCACCGGGACCTCCAACGGTCGCCCGGCCACGCTCACGGTGGCGTCCAACGACCGCAACCAGAGCTTCCAGGTGCCGGCGGGCACCTGGTCGGTGCAGACGCAGAACGTCAACCTCGGATGGCGCGAGAACGAGCGCGTCACCGTCACGCTCGCCGACCCCGGCAACGGCAGGGGCCCGGTCAACCGCACGGTGGACGCCAGCACGGGCAGCCCGCCTGACCCCGAGCTCGTGATCTTCCGCAGCGGCGACCGCTGCTCCACCGATCCCGACCGCCCCTCGGACCTCCCCGACTGCCGAGGCCGCGGCTGGAACGGCGAGGACTGCACCGACAACAACTGTTCCTTCATCCAGTTCAGCGTGCGCGGGTTCCTCGAGCGGTACACCTGCACCATCCAGCGCCGAGGCCGTCCGGACATCGGCTTCTCCGTCGATCCGGTCGACTCCCGCGGTGGCAACTCCTACTACTACGGCGGCGGCTCGATCATCGGCGGCTCGCAGGTGGCGCTGAACTGCGGCACCAGCGACTACAACCCCGGTCAGGGCAACTACCAGGGCGGCGGGACCGGATGGGTCAACTGGTGA
- a CDS encoding GmrSD restriction endonuclease domain-containing protein, whose amino-acid sequence MRVLIAACVLALGLTGFPPAASAAASPAASPEKDRILRLLDRARVVDDLGYHPGYDRSCDPGACVFGEPWTDDHDGPRGHNGCTTREDVLLLQMSGIEMRWGSRCRIYEARLRDPYTGEVLTWRDDGYVIAIDHVYPLARAWHGGAWAWSQRRRVAFANDVRHELLAVSARSNQDKVADGPEDWLPPWRRARCDYVRRYVRVAVVWDLPLTTADADVVRRVARRC is encoded by the coding sequence GTGCGTGTCCTGATCGCTGCGTGCGTCCTCGCACTCGGCCTCACCGGCTTCCCACCTGCTGCCTCGGCCGCTGCATCGCCCGCTGCGTCGCCGGAGAAGGACCGCATCCTGCGCCTGCTCGACCGGGCGCGGGTCGTCGACGACCTCGGGTACCACCCCGGCTACGACCGCTCCTGCGACCCGGGCGCGTGCGTCTTCGGCGAGCCCTGGACCGACGACCACGACGGACCCCGGGGGCACAACGGCTGCACGACCCGCGAGGACGTCCTGCTCCTGCAGATGAGCGGCATCGAGATGCGCTGGGGCTCGCGTTGCCGCATCTACGAGGCCCGGCTGCGTGACCCCTACACCGGCGAGGTGCTCACCTGGCGCGACGACGGCTACGTCATCGCCATCGACCACGTGTACCCGCTGGCGCGGGCCTGGCACGGCGGCGCCTGGGCGTGGTCCCAGCGCCGTCGCGTGGCGTTCGCGAACGACGTGCGCCACGAGCTCCTCGCGGTCTCGGCGCGGAGCAACCAGGACAAGGTCGCCGACGGCCCGGAGGACTGGCTGCCGCCGTGGCGGCGCGCACGCTGCGACTACGTGCGCCGCTACGTCCGCGTGGCCGTGGTGTGGGACCTCCCCCTCACCACGGCCGACGCCGACGTCGTACGACGAGTCGCTCGCCGCTGCTGA
- a CDS encoding serine/threonine-protein kinase has protein sequence MSAPVIPGFAFVEHLGSGGFADVFLYEQQWPRQRVAVKVVRPDVPLTDREKYLFTAEANAMARLADHPYIVSVITAGVTAEGGRPFLVMRYCPPPDLGVRVRSNPMAPVDAVSTGIKLASAIETAHRSGILHRDIKPSNVLVTSYHEPALTDFGIAGHMADVEGDNDVRISYPWSPPELLDGRSNGSVASDVYSLGATIWHLLVGRSPFAIPSGDNSTRALSARILHAAPPATQRPDVPPALDRLLQQCLAKRPEHRPASALELARALQRIESAAGWARTAVAVEGDRPDSSSAAPTEAVDVPEDATAMKPVTVISASGPRRIAAQDPEEAEEATTGSGVSGLVWAGVGVAVLALILGFLFLGGDREEDPGVGDPGATRTPDGIVVDTLTQAPLLSGSRTPRGVLFEWNAPVDVEPGDTFSWHRDDTDEAGTTTKQQLLVRTPGPVCLDLRMTRGDDVSPSASQCVS, from the coding sequence GTGAGCGCTCCCGTCATCCCCGGGTTCGCGTTCGTCGAGCACCTGGGCAGCGGCGGTTTCGCCGACGTCTTCCTCTACGAGCAGCAGTGGCCCCGCCAGCGCGTCGCGGTCAAGGTCGTGCGCCCGGACGTCCCGCTGACCGACCGCGAGAAGTACCTCTTCACGGCCGAGGCCAACGCGATGGCCCGTCTGGCCGACCACCCCTACATCGTCTCGGTGATCACGGCCGGCGTGACCGCGGAGGGCGGGCGGCCCTTCCTGGTCATGCGCTACTGCCCACCTCCGGACCTCGGGGTGCGCGTGCGCTCCAACCCGATGGCTCCCGTGGACGCCGTCTCGACCGGCATCAAGCTCGCCAGTGCGATCGAGACCGCCCACCGCTCGGGCATCCTGCACCGCGACATCAAGCCCAGCAACGTGCTGGTGACCAGCTACCACGAGCCCGCCCTGACCGACTTCGGCATCGCCGGTCACATGGCCGACGTCGAGGGCGACAACGACGTCCGCATCTCCTACCCGTGGTCGCCGCCCGAGCTGCTCGACGGCCGGTCCAACGGCTCGGTCGCCTCCGACGTCTACTCGCTCGGCGCCACGATCTGGCACCTCCTGGTGGGGCGCTCCCCGTTCGCCATCCCCTCGGGCGACAACTCCACGCGCGCCCTCAGCGCCCGGATCCTGCACGCCGCTCCTCCCGCGACCCAGCGGCCCGACGTCCCGCCGGCCCTCGACCGCCTCCTCCAGCAGTGCCTCGCCAAGCGTCCGGAGCACCGGCCCGCCAGTGCGCTCGAGCTCGCCCGCGCGCTCCAGCGGATCGAGTCCGCGGCCGGGTGGGCGCGCACCGCCGTCGCGGTCGAGGGCGACCGGCCCGATTCCTCCTCGGCCGCGCCGACCGAGGCCGTCGACGTGCCGGAGGACGCCACCGCGATGAAGCCGGTGACCGTCATCTCCGCGAGCGGCCCACGGCGGATCGCGGCACAGGACCCCGAGGAGGCCGAGGAGGCCACCACCGGCTCGGGCGTCTCCGGCCTCGTGTGGGCCGGGGTGGGCGTGGCGGTGCTGGCCCTCATCCTCGGTTTCCTCTTCCTCGGCGGTGACCGCGAGGAGGACCCCGGCGTCGGGGACCCCGGCGCCACCCGCACGCCCGACGGCATCGTGGTCGACACGCTGACGCAGGCCCCCCTGCTGTCCGGCAGCAGGACCCCGCGTGGCGTGCTGTTCGAATGGAACGCACCGGTGGACGTCGAGCCCGGCGACACCTTCAGCTGGCACCGCGACGACACCGACGAGGCCGGCACCACCACCAAGCAGCAGCTCCTCGTCCGCACCCCCGGCCCGGTCTGCCTCGACCTCCGCATGACGCGCGGCGACGACGTGTCGCCGAGCGCGAGCCAGTGCGTGTCCTGA